Genomic segment of Opitutaceae bacterium:
ATGGCGGAGCGCGGATGACGATTGTAGAGACCGGTCAGCATGTAAGGGATGTCGAAACCCCATCCGAGTTCGGCCCGCATCGGCTCGATATGCTCCTGGATGCACTCGAGGACAGGCCGCAGTTTGTACTTCGGGTTATGAAGAAACCCGAGGAGAAGCTCGAGATAGCAGTTGCCCGCGCCACGCCCCAGCCCGGCCATGGTCGCGTCCACGAAATTGGCCCCCTGCACGATCGCCTCGATGGTATTGGCGTACCCCAGCTGAAGATTGTTGTGCGCGTGGATGCCCACCTCCATTCCGTTCGCTTTCGCGTGTTTCAGGTACTTCCCGATGAGAAGCCGGATTTCTTCGGAATAGTAGTGACCGAAGCTGTCGACCAGGTAGATGGCCTTCGCACCGGATTGACAAAGCAGTTCCAGTCCCGCATCGAGTTCGGACTCCTGGACGGTGGAGGCGGCCATCAGGTTGACTGTCGTCTCGTAGCCCTTGTCATGTGCGTCCCTGACCATCTCGAGCGCCAGCGGGACCTGATGAATGTAGCAGGCCACCCGGATCATATCGAGGACGCTGTCCTTCTTCGGCAGTATGTCCGTCTTGTAGTCCGATTTCTCGGCATCCGCCATCGCGGTCAGCTTAAGGCCGGTCGGATTGTCCCCGACGATCCGGCGCATGTCATCCTCCCGGCAGTGGCGCCAGCAGCCGTATGCATCAGGACTGAACAGTCCCGGGGAATTCTTGTAGCCGATCTCCATGTAGTCGACGCCGGCGGCGACATTGGCGGCATAGACCGCGCGGACGCAGTCATCGGCAAAACGACTGTCGTTCATCAATCCGCCGTCGCGGATGGTGCAGTCGAGGACTTTGATCTCGGGGCGATAGGAGACCCACGCATGGAGCGAGCCTTCGCCGGCGGCTGGATTTTCAGTAGTCATGGAATCAGGGAAACCATGACCCAATCAAGCCGGTCCGGGGGTGACAAACCAAAACCCGACCGGATTTCCCGCCGCTGCGCGCTCTTGCGCTCGATCAGTCGACCACGTAGACTTCGACCAGAGCGACGCCCGTGCCCCCCGCCACCCCTGATGCCTTGATCGTGTAGGCCCCGGGCGGCAGAGTCACCACAAAGGCGGCGTCAGCGCTCCCCTCGGGAAGTGCAAACGCCCCCACCTGTTGGGCGACCTGGGCCGTCAACGCCTGCTCCGGGCTTTCACCCCAATTGTCCTGGGTCAGGATGAGGTCGCCACCCTTGAAGACGGACATGACGGGATCGCTCAATGCCCCCTGGATGGCAAAGAGCTCACCGAGGGCCGGTCCGACTGCTCGAATGAGAAGGGTCTTGGATCCCTCGGAGGAGACGACCACTCCCGGGATCATGATACTCGCGCCCTGGCCGACGAAGCCCCGATTGGATATATTCGAGAGAACCGCGGTGGGTGAGCCGGCATCCGCATCGTAGAGCTCGACGATGGCGACGCCGGTCGCCCCATCGACTCCGTCCGCCACGACCGTGTAGCCGCCCGCTTCCAATTCCACCAGCAGCGCAGCATCCAGACTGTCCGAGAGGGCAAAGGCCCCGAGGGTCGCCGAGGTCGCGGCAAGGGAAGCCGCGTTGGCGTTGGTTTCCCAGTCATCGTTGGTGGCCAGGATCTCGGCTCCCGCTGAACCCGCACGCCGCAGGACCATGCGAGGATTGGACAACGACCCCTCGACAAAAAAGGGATCGTTTCTCAAGGAGGCGCCGACCGCCCGGATCAACAATTGCTTGGTCCCGCTTCCCCCGATGACGAAACCGGGAATCAGAACCTTGTTCCCGGTGAGTGAAAGTGCCCGGGTGGACAGATTGGTAAGCCTGGCCAGCGAGGATTCTGCGGGTTGAACGGAAACGGTCGCAATTCCACTGGTGGTGCTGCCGCCTGCATTCGACACCACCACGGTGTAGCCGCCCGCAAGAAACGTCTGTGCACTCGGTATGGCAAGACTCGATCCGGTGGCCCCCGGCAGGTCGACGCCGTCGCGTTGCCACTGGTAGAACAATGGTCCTTCCCCGGTCGCCGTGACCTCAAGAATGAGGGAGCCGCCCGCGATCAGGCCGGCGCCGATGGGCGCCTGGGTGATCACGGGAGGATCCACCGGTGGCGGGAGCCAGAGGCTCTGAAGAGCCGCATAGGTCGCGCGAGGGGTCAGGGTGTTCGGACCCCCGCCTGCCGTCTGGCTGATGGCGAAAATGCCCCACCACTCCTCGTTGGCGACCCCGTCGGGCAGTCCGCCCAGGTTGAAACCTCCGGTGTCGTGGGAAAACGGATTGCCGCCCTTCCACCATTCGTCGCCATACTCAAAAACGCACCCGCCCGCCGCAATCGTCGACCGGTCCTCGAGTTCACGCCACAATTTCGCGACGGCTTCGCCGACGAAGGCACCATTGTCCGGATATGGCGCACCGGCTTTGGCATCATAGGCGTCGATGCCGAATTCCGTGATGATCAGCGGCTTTTCGCTGACCGCGGCATACTGATCGAAGAACGTGCCAAAAGTCGTGCCCCGGTATACCTGGATGCACCAGAAGTCGATCCAGGTCAGGCCCGCATCACGCGCGGAGACCTGGTCGATCGCGTCGGTGATGGCGAGAGATACCTTCCGCGAGGGTGTCTGCGCCTTGACCGCTCCGGCGATCGTGTTCATCGCCTGCCAGAACGTCGCCTTGGCACCGTTCCCGTTGTTGTTGTTGGCTTCATTGCCAAGAACAAGGCCCAACACGGCCGGGTGATCGGCCAACCGGGAGTCGATCGCGAGATAATCAACCGTGATGGCACTGACGGCGGAGCTGTTGCTCCAGTCCGTCCCCGGATTGATCCACCGATTGACGAGAACCCGGATCGGATCCACCCCGTCGTTCCAGCACTTGTCGAGGAAATCGGAGTGATCCGCATCCGGACTCCAGCTGTAAACCCGGATCGTATTGGCCCCCATCGCCCTGAGGTTTGCCAGATCTCGCTCATAAACGGCCGCGTAGTTCGCTGTAAAGTAGTCCCCGTAGGGAAATGCCTGTGACGGATTCTCACCGATGGGCGTCGGTTGGTAACAGACACCCCTGACCTGGTACGGCTCGCCCTCCACAAGGAGCGCGCGGGCGACGGACTCCTGGCAGAGAAAAAGAGCGGTCAGGGCAAGGACGGCGACGGGTTGAGAAAGGATTTTCATGCGGGACCCCCTTGAATCATTCCAGAGAAGCCGATCGTCCGGACTCGATGATCTCAATCAGCGAGGGAATCGACAGGAATCCGGACCACGATCTTTCGCACAACACAGTTGCGCCTGAAGACGGCCGCACTCTCATCCCGGGTGAGGCGGGCCGATTCGCGTTGGATGATCCGGCCGTCGGCCTGGTGCAACTCGAGAGCCGGTCCTTCCCCCGCCCGGTAAACAACGGGGACCTGGCAGAAGGTGAAGCCGAGCGACTGGGCGGGAAGCGGAACAGCCTGCGCCGCTCCCTGACAATCAAGGATCTCCAGAACCGACGGGTCCCGGTGAAATTCCGCCCTGCGCAACAACCGCGGCTCGAAGCTCAGACACCCATCCGAGACGTTCAATCCGAGTTCGCCGAGACGGATGAGCAGATCCTCTTTGACCTGGCCGGTCATCCCGGGCTGTTGAGCGCCGGCATGGGCCGGCGTGTGCGAATAGGCATCGGTGGGGAAGGCACCGTAACGGGACGGCGACCGGTGGATTCCGAGCCCCGCCAGAGAAGCATGGTAATGCCTCGCGAGTCTATCGACGGTGCGCCCATCCACTCCCGTCTCCAGCGCCCTCCGGTGATTTTCCTGGATGGCGAGAATCAACTTGGAAACCATGTGCCAGTAGATGCTGCCGAGCCCCTCATAGGCAAAGAAGGTGCCCGAGCGTCCGGTAAAGGCCTGGTGCCGGAAAGTGGATTCATAGACCGCCTCGATCGAATCCCGCTCGTCCGCCACCTGGCCCGCCCATTCGGATTGCCAAAGGAGATCCAGAGCCCGGCGCAGGTCGGAGACATTGTGGAATGCCGCATTGAAGCGGACATCTCCGTTTCGGTCCCTTGTCACGATCCGGGCATCGCCCGCCTCGAGCATGGAACGCAGGAGACCGGGCAGGACCGCTGAACCCTCGGCGATCCGGTTCTTTTCCATGAAGCCCGGGAGGATGCGATCCGGATAAAGCAGATAACTGTCCTGGTCCTCCCGATACAACGGGCTGGACCGCAAGGCATCGAGCAGACCCGCCGCTTCATCCGGTTCCAGCACGCCGGAACTGAGAATGGACACCTGCCCCTCGAGCATCTGACCCAGCCGACCGAGCCCGACTCCGCCATCCGGTTCGAACGATAGAAGATTGTAGGCATGAAAGAGACCGTCCCCCCGGGCGTTTTCGAGAAGGGCCGCCCGGACCACCGAGCCCACCCGGTCAAGAAACGATGCCAGCTCGGAGCCGGGGACCTCCCTTGTCTCACCTCCAAGGCCTCTTTCGTAAAGCCCTGCCCGATAGGTGCCCGCCATCTCCCCGAGTCGGTCAAGCCATTCCCGCCGGTTCGAGGAGGCTTCATCGCCCTTCTTCACCTCAAGGCCGGAAAAGACCAGGGCCTGCGCACGCAGCCAGTCCGCCACCTCGGCGCTCAAGGTATGGACGGGGTGGACCTGCGGATCCTCAAGCAACTCCATCAGGAACAGCACATAGCGGTGGACATACCCCAGCGTGACCACCGAGACGCCGTAACCCACCAGGGCATTGTTGGCGTCATTCCACTCCGGACGTTGCGTATTCATCCAGATTCCTCCTCCCGGCACGAAATTGGCCAGTTTGGCCAGAAGCGGAACCAGGAGCTTTTCCAACAGGCTGACCCGGCACAGGTCGCCGTCGACACGGTGAAGCAGCTTTCCATCCTCACCAACGGACGCAACCCGTTGCGCGATCCGGGCCGCGGCATCCCGATCAAAGTCGACCGTATTGCGGGGATCCTTCAGGATATCCGCGTAGGGTCGGATACGATAGGGAACCTCGGTGTAGACCAGGAACGTCTCATCGAGCAGACTCTGGAGACGGCCCGGCTGGAATCGGCGGGATGTTTCCAGCAACTTGAGCAGGTAGATGATCTGGTGGTCTCCCCAGTAGCCGATATTCGACCAGGGCTCATTCGGGTCGGGCACTTCCCATTCGATCCCGCGATCCGTGATTCGATAGGGATTGTAGCCGTCGGCCGTGGACGCATTCAGGAAGCGCAGAACCGTCGCCTCGATGAATTCGGGATAGGCATGGACCAGCGCTTCCCAATTCTGGAAAATATCCCGCCAATTGCCCTGGTAGGCCAGTCTCGACGATCCATCGGCATTCCGTATGTCAATTGAGAATCGATTCCAGGGTCGGCTGGGATCTCCATGCCGGCGACTGAAACTCAACGGCAGATACTCACCCGCCAGCCGGCGAAGATCGGGATCACCGATTCGCTCGACTTCGCGGATCAATTCCCGCCGATCCACCTGTTCCGGCAGCTGCCGAAGTTGAGCCGCATGGGTCCGATGAATGCCCGGATTGAAGTGCTGCAGCCGGCTCAGGAAGTCTGCCCGAGGCAATGAATAGCCATGTTCGAACATCCCCCCGCGCATCACGTTGAACATCGCGTTGGAGAAGTGCCGCCAGCACCGCAATTCATCGTGGGTCGACTGTATCCCGTCAACCGAACCAACCCGCCGGCGCAGTCCGTCGCGCGTCGCCCGGATGCCGGCCGCGAGATCGGATGCCATTTCCCCGGTGTTCCGAACCCGGTGGACCAGCTCCGTCACATCCGCGGCAGAGAGACCGACGTCGGCAACCGTCCACCAGTTCATCTCTTCTCCCGGCGACAGCGTCCCGTCCGATGCCACCAGGAAGGCGCCCCGGCGCCCCCGGATGGCCGTTTCATTGAGTAGGGTCGAGCCTTTCCTGAAGGCGTTGACCTGTTCTGTGCTCAGCAGGATGCGATGCGCCTCCAGGCCAACCGACCAGGCAACCGAGGCGCGTAGGCTCTCGTTCGGCTCCGATCGGTCCGAAGGCAGGGAACTCAGCGAATAGAGGCCGATCCCCTCCGGCACGAGCAACTCATTGGACTTGTAGGCATCTCCCAGCACGCTGAATCGTGCCTGAAAGGCCTCGTCGAGACCGTAGGGCAGTATGTTGCGCAATCCATCCAGCAACTGCACCTCGATCCCTTCCGGCCCGGTATTGGACAGCTCGCAGCACCGGACGATTCCGTGCCGGGCAGAAAAGCTCCAATGGTGCCGCCAGCGAAGTCCCAGATCCGGATTCGTCTCTTCAAAAATGACCCGGCTTCCGG
This window contains:
- a CDS encoding aldolase catalytic domain-containing protein; the protein is MTTENPAAGEGSLHAWVSYRPEIKVLDCTIRDGGLMNDSRFADDCVRAVYAANVAAGVDYMEIGYKNSPGLFSPDAYGCWRHCREDDMRRIVGDNPTGLKLTAMADAEKSDYKTDILPKKDSVLDMIRVACYIHQVPLALEMVRDAHDKGYETTVNLMAASTVQESELDAGLELLCQSGAKAIYLVDSFGHYYSEEIRLLIGKYLKHAKANGMEVGIHAHNNLQLGYANTIEAIVQGANFVDATMAGLGRGAGNCYLELLLGFLHNPKYKLRPVLECIQEHIEPMRAELGWGFDIPYMLTGLYNRHPRSAMRHNAGPDRGNHLLFYDGILEDQ